From a region of the Triticum aestivum cultivar Chinese Spring chromosome 7D, IWGSC CS RefSeq v2.1, whole genome shotgun sequence genome:
- the LOC123165088 gene encoding uncharacterized protein isoform X4 has protein sequence MDVVRNGGFGYLLELDDCYVPRPFAQWVADNISTKDEAIVLGGKSIPLNPEAVSLVLGIPAGGTKITVLDEEFGKAEFLSLFGLTDLPSISFFGNKIINEELPDDVYLRCFLTVALATFLCPTSNTKPSTKYLGALVDVSKSKDLDWCSFVHTWNIAYVKKYQTDKLKQKRITTTLGGCIYQLAVWCLDFNNFGSITIPPALPRVCFWKGQTIKHFSDMLIGKDGLYGALQIKDEAETCYAETDGAWASTAKNSNIQKALQRVLGNSFSDKIKEDIFLNFQERVKDQNLTTCLIAKQVLLDTLNIVSSSFNGSQHTEKLESSEHLYMPSDKDNGFGSTIRVDSNGIEIGSDRRGRKKRMKTSTQQSITSTSKDVLLQDKIKQSTPEVDTQGVKAELQPVPWNGPINEHKHQDELEVNSEIGKGCTHIVGQPVRAECIALQQEAHEGESMNKVGPAKHNQDTNMLDGHSNILERSVNACPIEIEAPQKSTSLNYMLLSARLAKAVMSTTQVNNSKEVSTRDVQTTFTGLEHNTVNNNKTQHCIDTSTMEQRNEKQAVVSECVEHQNNIDKDQNTANNVSDYKKRVELDIDINIALSNNDKQQHVKELQDTLHPLDIARQKYFFTDDATPSCRILPDHDDCGNQIIEPELWRPLEMNSEEYNSQIEEAKKKYPCNASKDEQEVQGDSSIQCAQRQPVSIGICKYRDFLPQFEEKDGIIDLTSAVARMSHTWDRATTCYSPMGKWNNENAESPTQKHKKRYSTTAILGKRLFSDEFDENDEQEGTKHQPMPVSPDVQVLGERSFNGSCSSMVNTADNLYNTKLSLGTSSSGKENLPPKRITHPSKWLSSPYDHNERGPLQPHEIELHRGIVALSKVEPHRSKVAVLIDKTSLFLGQLGDSFGVSGHVEAYVFNVFCRMLFRENHPRRSKTHYFFTTLGDYFLENWKSEEGRREMKRKTLRSFNGAGKALPLHESDRIFFPSVHDEHWFLFVVDIIARKFVFLDSYYEGNTPFHIGIRDLMINNFIKTWQDSNLRGMSFRKFGVEYPNMPKQIGSDACGIFALNWMQTWASRNPLQRQFTMNDVANARVRFAVDILFSIHNTEDQGKTLVKNFAW, from the exons ATGGATGTTGTTAGGAACGGTGGTTTTGGATACTTGCTTGAGCTAGATGATTGTTATGTTCCACGGCCATTCGCACAGTGGGTCGCGGACAACATATCCACAAAAGATGAAGCAATTGTACTTGGTGGGAAATCAATTCCTCTCAACCCTGAAGCCGTATCATTAGTTCTTGGTATACCAGCAGGCGGAACAAAGATCACAGTGCTAGACGAGGAGTTTGGGAAAGCGGAGTTTCTATCACTGTTTGGGCTAACAGATCTTCCATCCATAAGTTTCTTCGGGAACAAGATTATAAATGAAGAGCTGCCTGACGACGTTTATCTTCGCTGCTTCTTGACTGTCGCACTAGCAACCTTCCTGTGTCCCACATCCAACACAAAGCCAAGCACCAAATATTTGGGAGCACTTGTGGATGTGTCAAAGTCAAAAGATCTTGATTGGTGCTCTTTTGTCCATACATGGAATATCGCCTATGTCAAGAAGTACCAAACAGACAAGCTGAAGCAGAAACGGATAACAACCACTTTGGGAGGCTGCATTTATCAGCTAGCA GTTTGGTGTCTAGACTTCAACAATTTTGGATCAATAACAATTCCACCAGCACTACCCAGGGTTTGTTTTTGGAAAGGACAAACCATTAAACATTTTAGTGATATGCTAATTGGGAAAGATGGATTATATGGAGCTCTTCAA ATAAAAGATGAGGCAGAAACTTGCTATGCAGAAACTGACGGTGCATGGGCAAGCACCGCCAAGAACTCAAACATCCAAAAAGCTCTACAAAGGGTCTTAGGCAACTCTTTTTCAGATAAG ATCAAAGAAGATATATTCCTCAATTTCCAGGAGCGTGTAAAAGATCAAAACCTGACCACTTGTCTGATAGCAAAACAAGTGTTGCTGGATACTTTGAACATTGTCTCTTCTTCTTTTAATGGCTCTCAACATACAGAGAAGTTAGAGTCATCCGAGCACTTGTACATGCCATCCGACAAAGATAATGGGTTTGGCAGTACTATTAGAGTTGATTCTAATGGGATTGAAATTGGCAGTG ATCGAAGAGGCAGGAAGAAGAGAATGAAGACGAGTACACAGCAGTCAATAACTTCAACAAGTAAGGATGTATTGTTGCAAGATAAAATAAAG CAAAGCACACCTGAAGTTGACACACAAGGAGTCAAAGCTGAATTGCAACCAGTACCATGGAATGGTCCTATAAATGAGCACAAACATCAAGATGAACTG GAAGTAAATTCTGAAATTGGTAAAGGATGTACACATATAGTTGGACAACCGGTGCGTGCTGAATGCATTGCACTGCAACAAGAAGCCCACGAG GGAGAAAGCATGAACAAGGTTGGCCCTGCTAAACACAACCAAGACACAAATATGTTGGATGGACATAGCAACATCCTCGAGCGCAGTGTCAATGCTTGTCCTATTGAAATAGAAGCACCACAGAAAAGCACTAGCCTGAACTACATGCTATTATCAGCTAGATTGGCAAAAGCAGTGATGAGCACGACACAAGTTAACAATTCAAAGGAAGTATCCACTAGAGATGTACAGACAACATTCACAGGGTTAGAACATAATACTGTTAACAACAATAAAACACAG CATTGTATAGACACTAGTACCATGGAGCAACGAAATGAGAAGCAAGCAGTGGTTTCTGAATGTGTGGAACATCAAAATAACATTGACAAAG ATCAAAACACTGCGAATAATGTCAGCGATTACAAGAAGCGCGTTGAACTTGATATAGATATCAACATAGCACTATCAAACA ACGATAAGCAACAACATGTCAAAGAGTTACAGGACACTTTGCATCCATTAGATATTGCAAGGCAAAAGTACTTCTTCACAGATGATGCGACACCTAGCTGCAGAATTCTTCCAGACCATGATGATTGTGGGAATCAAATAATAGAGCCAGAATTGTGGCGCCCATTAGAGATGAACTCGGAAGAATATAATTCTCAAATAGAG GAAGCAAAGAAAAAATATCCATGCAATGCAAGCAAGGATGAGCAAGAAGTGCAAGGAGATTCCTCCATACAGTGTGCGCAGAGACAACCCGTGTCCATAGGCATTTGCAAGTATAGAGACTTTCTTCCACAGTTTGAAGAAAAGgatggcatcatcgacttg ACATCGGCTGTTGCACGCATGTCACACACTTGGGACAGAGCAACAACATGCTACTCCCCAATGGGCAAATGGAACAATGAGAACGCTGAAAGTCCTACACAAAAGCACAAGAAG AGATATTCAACAACAGCAATTTTAGGGAAGAGGCTTTTTTCAGATGAgtttgatgaaaatgatgaacaagaagGCACTAAACACCAACCAATGCCT GTGTCTCCGGATGTTCAAGTTTTGGGGGAGAGATCATTCAATGGTTCATGCTCTAGTATGGTAAACACGGCGGACAATTTATACAACACGAAGCTATCATTAGGCACTTCATCAAGTGGTAAAGAGAATTTGCCTCCAAAAAGGATAACACACCCAAGCAAGTGGCTCTCCTCACCATATGATCACAACGAGAGAGGACCTCTTCAGCCACATGAGATAGAGCTACACAGGGGCATAGTGGCACTAAGCAAAGTTGAACCTCACAGAAG CAAAGTGGCTGTGTTGATTGACAAAACAAGCCTTTTCCTTGGACAACTTGGCGATTCATTTGGTGTGAGTGGTCACGTGGAAGCATATGTTTTCAACGTTTTCTGTCGGATGCTCTTTCGAGAGAATCATCCAAGGAGATCAAAAACGCACTACTTCTTCACTACACTAGGT GATTATTTTCTTGAAAATTGGAAATCTGAAGAAGGAAGGAGGGAAATGAAGAGAAAAACACTTAGAAGCTTCAATGGAGCTGGGAAAGCATTGCCTCTACACGAAAGTGATCGT ATCTTCTTTCCGTCAGTACATGATGAGCACTGGTTCTTGTTCGTTGTTGACATTATAGCAAGAAAGTTTGTCTTCCTAGATTCATATTATGAAGGGAACACACCATTCCACATCGGGATCAGAGATTTGATG ATAAACAATTTCATAAAAACATGGCAAGATTCTAATCTGAGAGGAATGAGTTTCAGAAAGTTTGGTGTAGAGTACCCAAACATGCCAAAGCAAATCGGAAG cGACGCTTGTGGGATTTTTGCTCTTAACTGGATGCAAACTTGGGCTTCGCGAAATCCTCTGCAGCGACAGTTCACAATGAACGACGTAGCAAACGCAAGGGTCAGATTTGCTGTTGACATTCTATTTAGTATTCACAACACAGAGGATCAAGGCAAAACACTCGTCAAGAACTTCGCATGGTAA
- the LOC123165088 gene encoding uncharacterized protein isoform X3 produces MNDKHEQSIVDLTETDASDGMLFDGLRRILEERQERKQERSALKEKRNKRRRPEEGKPKRHINKERATAYSRFSIGYFAKIVDVVCKSNHRMDVVRNGGFGYLLELDDCYVPRPFAQWVADNISTKDEAIVLGGKSIPLNPEAVSLVLGIPAGGTKITVLDEEFGKAEFLSLFGLTDLPSISFFGNKIINEELPDDVYLRCFLTVALATFLCPTSNTKPSTKYLGALVDVSKSKDLDWCSFVHTWNIAYVKKYQTDKLKQKRITTTLGGCIYQLAVWCLDFNNFGSITIPPALPRVCFWKGQTIKHFSDMLIGKDGLYGALQIKDEAETCYAETDGAWASTAKNSNIQKALQRVLGNSFSDKIKEDIFLNFQERVKDQNLTTCLIAKQVLLDTLNIVSSSFNGSQHTEKLESSEHLYMPSDKDNGFGSTIRVDSNGIEIGSDRRGRKKRMKTSTQQSITSTSKDVLLQDKIKQSTPEVDTQGVKAELQPVPWNGPINEHKHQDELEVNSEIGKGCTHIVGQPVRAECIALQQEAHEGESMNKVGPAKHNQDTNMLDGHSNILERSVNACPIEIEAPQKSTSLNYMLLSARLAKAVMSTTQVNNSKEVSTRDVQTTFTGLEHNTVNNNKTQHCIDTSTMEQRNEKQAVVSECVEHQNNIDKDQNTANNVSDYKKRVELDIDINIALSNNDKQQHVKELQDTLHPLDIARQKYFFTDDATPSCRILPDHDDCGNQIIEPELWRPLEMNSEEYNSQIEEAKKKYPCNASKDEQEVQGDSSIQCAQRQPVSIGICKYRDFLPQFEEKDGIIDLTSAVARMSHTWDRATTCYSPMGKWNNENAESPTQKHKKRYSTTAILGKRLFSDEFDENDEQEGTKHQPMPVSPDVQVLGERSFNGSCSSMVNTADNLYNTKLSLGTSSSGKENLPPKRITHPSKWLSSPYDHNERGPLQPHEIELHRGIVALSKVEPHRSKVAVLIDKTSLFLGQLGDSFGVSGHVEAYVFNVFCRMLFRENHPRRSKTHYFFTTLGDYFLENWKSEEGRREMKRKTLRSFNGAGKALPLHESDRIFFPSVHDEHWFLFVVDIIARKFVFLDSYYEGNTPFHIGIRDLMINNFIKTWQDSNLRGMSFRKFGVEYPNMPKQIGSDACGIFALNWMQTWASRNPLQRQFTMNDVANARVRFAVDILFSIHNTEDQGKTLVKNFAW; encoded by the exons ATGAATGACAAACATGAACAAAGTATAGTGGATCTGACAGAAACAGACGCATCTGACGGCATGCTGTTTGACGGCTTGAGAAGAATT TTAGAGGAAAGACAAGAGAGGAAGCAGGAAAGGAGTGCTTTGAAAGAGAAAAGGAACAAG AGGAGAAGGCCAGAGGAAGGAAAACCCAAACGACACATTAACAAAGAAAGAGCAACTGCATACAGCAGATTTAGCATTGGATATTTCGCAAAGATTGTTGATGTTGTGTGCAAAAGCAATCATAGGATGGATGTTGTTAGGAACGGTGGTTTTGGATACTTGCTTGAGCTAGATGATTGTTATGTTCCACGGCCATTCGCACAGTGGGTCGCGGACAACATATCCACAAAAGATGAAGCAATTGTACTTGGTGGGAAATCAATTCCTCTCAACCCTGAAGCCGTATCATTAGTTCTTGGTATACCAGCAGGCGGAACAAAGATCACAGTGCTAGACGAGGAGTTTGGGAAAGCGGAGTTTCTATCACTGTTTGGGCTAACAGATCTTCCATCCATAAGTTTCTTCGGGAACAAGATTATAAATGAAGAGCTGCCTGACGACGTTTATCTTCGCTGCTTCTTGACTGTCGCACTAGCAACCTTCCTGTGTCCCACATCCAACACAAAGCCAAGCACCAAATATTTGGGAGCACTTGTGGATGTGTCAAAGTCAAAAGATCTTGATTGGTGCTCTTTTGTCCATACATGGAATATCGCCTATGTCAAGAAGTACCAAACAGACAAGCTGAAGCAGAAACGGATAACAACCACTTTGGGAGGCTGCATTTATCAGCTAGCA GTTTGGTGTCTAGACTTCAACAATTTTGGATCAATAACAATTCCACCAGCACTACCCAGGGTTTGTTTTTGGAAAGGACAAACCATTAAACATTTTAGTGATATGCTAATTGGGAAAGATGGATTATATGGAGCTCTTCAA ATAAAAGATGAGGCAGAAACTTGCTATGCAGAAACTGACGGTGCATGGGCAAGCACCGCCAAGAACTCAAACATCCAAAAAGCTCTACAAAGGGTCTTAGGCAACTCTTTTTCAGATAAG ATCAAAGAAGATATATTCCTCAATTTCCAGGAGCGTGTAAAAGATCAAAACCTGACCACTTGTCTGATAGCAAAACAAGTGTTGCTGGATACTTTGAACATTGTCTCTTCTTCTTTTAATGGCTCTCAACATACAGAGAAGTTAGAGTCATCCGAGCACTTGTACATGCCATCCGACAAAGATAATGGGTTTGGCAGTACTATTAGAGTTGATTCTAATGGGATTGAAATTGGCAGTG ATCGAAGAGGCAGGAAGAAGAGAATGAAGACGAGTACACAGCAGTCAATAACTTCAACAAGTAAGGATGTATTGTTGCAAGATAAAATAAAG CAAAGCACACCTGAAGTTGACACACAAGGAGTCAAAGCTGAATTGCAACCAGTACCATGGAATGGTCCTATAAATGAGCACAAACATCAAGATGAACTG GAAGTAAATTCTGAAATTGGTAAAGGATGTACACATATAGTTGGACAACCGGTGCGTGCTGAATGCATTGCACTGCAACAAGAAGCCCACGAG GGAGAAAGCATGAACAAGGTTGGCCCTGCTAAACACAACCAAGACACAAATATGTTGGATGGACATAGCAACATCCTCGAGCGCAGTGTCAATGCTTGTCCTATTGAAATAGAAGCACCACAGAAAAGCACTAGCCTGAACTACATGCTATTATCAGCTAGATTGGCAAAAGCAGTGATGAGCACGACACAAGTTAACAATTCAAAGGAAGTATCCACTAGAGATGTACAGACAACATTCACAGGGTTAGAACATAATACTGTTAACAACAATAAAACACAG CATTGTATAGACACTAGTACCATGGAGCAACGAAATGAGAAGCAAGCAGTGGTTTCTGAATGTGTGGAACATCAAAATAACATTGACAAAG ATCAAAACACTGCGAATAATGTCAGCGATTACAAGAAGCGCGTTGAACTTGATATAGATATCAACATAGCACTATCAAACA ACGATAAGCAACAACATGTCAAAGAGTTACAGGACACTTTGCATCCATTAGATATTGCAAGGCAAAAGTACTTCTTCACAGATGATGCGACACCTAGCTGCAGAATTCTTCCAGACCATGATGATTGTGGGAATCAAATAATAGAGCCAGAATTGTGGCGCCCATTAGAGATGAACTCGGAAGAATATAATTCTCAAATAGAG GAAGCAAAGAAAAAATATCCATGCAATGCAAGCAAGGATGAGCAAGAAGTGCAAGGAGATTCCTCCATACAGTGTGCGCAGAGACAACCCGTGTCCATAGGCATTTGCAAGTATAGAGACTTTCTTCCACAGTTTGAAGAAAAGgatggcatcatcgacttg ACATCGGCTGTTGCACGCATGTCACACACTTGGGACAGAGCAACAACATGCTACTCCCCAATGGGCAAATGGAACAATGAGAACGCTGAAAGTCCTACACAAAAGCACAAGAAG AGATATTCAACAACAGCAATTTTAGGGAAGAGGCTTTTTTCAGATGAgtttgatgaaaatgatgaacaagaagGCACTAAACACCAACCAATGCCT GTGTCTCCGGATGTTCAAGTTTTGGGGGAGAGATCATTCAATGGTTCATGCTCTAGTATGGTAAACACGGCGGACAATTTATACAACACGAAGCTATCATTAGGCACTTCATCAAGTGGTAAAGAGAATTTGCCTCCAAAAAGGATAACACACCCAAGCAAGTGGCTCTCCTCACCATATGATCACAACGAGAGAGGACCTCTTCAGCCACATGAGATAGAGCTACACAGGGGCATAGTGGCACTAAGCAAAGTTGAACCTCACAGAAG CAAAGTGGCTGTGTTGATTGACAAAACAAGCCTTTTCCTTGGACAACTTGGCGATTCATTTGGTGTGAGTGGTCACGTGGAAGCATATGTTTTCAACGTTTTCTGTCGGATGCTCTTTCGAGAGAATCATCCAAGGAGATCAAAAACGCACTACTTCTTCACTACACTAGGT GATTATTTTCTTGAAAATTGGAAATCTGAAGAAGGAAGGAGGGAAATGAAGAGAAAAACACTTAGAAGCTTCAATGGAGCTGGGAAAGCATTGCCTCTACACGAAAGTGATCGT ATCTTCTTTCCGTCAGTACATGATGAGCACTGGTTCTTGTTCGTTGTTGACATTATAGCAAGAAAGTTTGTCTTCCTAGATTCATATTATGAAGGGAACACACCATTCCACATCGGGATCAGAGATTTGATG ATAAACAATTTCATAAAAACATGGCAAGATTCTAATCTGAGAGGAATGAGTTTCAGAAAGTTTGGTGTAGAGTACCCAAACATGCCAAAGCAAATCGGAAG cGACGCTTGTGGGATTTTTGCTCTTAACTGGATGCAAACTTGGGCTTCGCGAAATCCTCTGCAGCGACAGTTCACAATGAACGACGTAGCAAACGCAAGGGTCAGATTTGCTGTTGACATTCTATTTAGTATTCACAACACAGAGGATCAAGGCAAAACACTCGTCAAGAACTTCGCATGGTAA